CAGAGTATGCTGTTACCTCCCTAATGGATAATTTCTATGTTTAATGCATTTCATCACATTTTTTGCAGGGATATACAGTCTTATATTTCACGGGCATTTTTATATTTTGCCCCCAGTAGTCACAAGTTTCTCATTTTAGTTGATAACCAGCCATGGGTTATGAGCAAGCACTCAAGATCAACACGCATATGGCATATAATTGTCACGAAGGTAATTATTGATACCTCTTCTCCCAGAGATGTAACACTTTTTCAATCTGAGCTGTCCTACTTGTTTCACTCCCTTTCTGTATGCAGTACAGAATGTCTCCTTTTACAAATACAAGGACCCTTAACCGAATTCGAAGTTTAACAAACAAAGCCTGCAGCATTATGTCCCCCAGACATAAAAAGAAGATGCTCTACAGATGGCCCTCTGTCATAAATGTGGCACGGTGGCCAGAGAAGTCACTGGTCAACTTGATGAATTCATGTAAAAATCTGCATGGTTTCTTTGTGTTTGAAGTAGCATGGAAGGATGTCCGTGGTATCAACTATTTTAATGAGCTTCAGGTATGCATGCATTATTACCCCATAATGCTTCTGTCTCTGTAAAATTCATGTAAGTCCACTGAATCTCATAAATTAGTATTTCTGTGTGTAATTAATATACATTTAGTGCACAGATTGAGGGGATACACTTTTGGGATACCCAAATTGAAGATCAACCAAGTTGTGGTTGATTTTAGGTTTGTAACCATCTATTCCATCTCATGTTCTTGTGTATACATCTCCTTGGTGGACCCCAATCCCCTGAATATATGAGGCATGAGTGATTTTTCAGTTACACATGGGGTTACTGTTAATGATATTGAGTCTGAAAGATTACATGAGAATAATCTTTGATTCAAGAGAATTATATGTTTATGCAGACAGACACATCCCTTGCTTTAGAAGTGAAATCGATGAGAAAGTGGGAGTTCAACAGCATCAACCATGCCCTGAGTTGTATATCATTATGGTTCTCAGGCACGCCATCAGAGATGAAATCACTCCATAGCAATCTAAACGACTTGTTTGATGAAGAACCCCACTCTGGTTGCTGTCAGGAATTCTCTGTTGCTCCTAAACAAATACTCTTCAATTGTGCATCCTCATTTGATGTTCTTTCTGATGATGTATTTTTTGATGTTGGCGAATGTCAAGTTGAAGAAGATAATAACTCTGATTGTAGTGCTTCAAGTGAGGACCAAGGAAGCCTGAATGGAGGACTTAGTAAGGATCAACAGGTGGAGGATTGCAGTGATGAAAACAAAGGTACAGGAATGAAGGTGGAATTTGATGTTGCATCTACAGTATACAGGGATAATTTACTTTTGCTCCGGTTCAGTAACAGAGACCTTCCATTCAAACTGAGGCAAATAATCACATCTGATTTGAGACTTCTTACTTTGCTCGAGTCGGGGCTCCCAGCATGGGTTATCTTCTTACAATCCTATCCATTATTCTGCCAGTTCTACCGCCCATGGATGCGGCCTTTGGTGAGAACTCTCTATATCTTAATTTCACTCATAACTGTGATCATTGGCTTTTATGATCTCTACAAGAACATACCCATCTTGAAGGAAACTTTATCCCACCTCTGTGGACCCCTCTTTAAGTGGGTAGAAGCCTGGGATATGATATCTAGGATTAGGTATCTGGGGACAATGTTGTTTCTTCAAAACTTTGAGAAGGCCGTTAAGTGGTTTCTTGTGATGGTGCGGACAATCAGAGTACTAGTCTCACTGCTCATGAAACCCTTGATGAACGCACTTATGGAGATCATTGAGTTCATGTCACCGGCATGGAGTATAGGAGCGCCATTGTGTTCTACAGTATGGGAAATGCTGCAGTCCTGGTACAGCATAATCGTTGATTTGGTCAAGGTTCTGCTGTCCCCATTCGGGCTTCTTTATTCATTTATATTGACCATAGGTATATTCAAAATCTTTGAActttatattttggtaaatttgaattgaattttccAACGTTTATCTTTGTCAAGTTTGGttaattattttgtttttaagaaATTTAGAGTTCCGGTTGGATAAACTATTGGACAGTCTACCAGCTGTAAACTGGTACATGAGTTCAGATTCAAGCCAGAGTTGACTGC
This Macadamia integrifolia cultivar HAES 741 chromosome 10, SCU_Mint_v3, whole genome shotgun sequence DNA region includes the following protein-coding sequences:
- the LOC122091048 gene encoding uncharacterized protein LOC122091048 isoform X1 codes for the protein MALISELNAMETLPDLYPLTSLQIGDIQSYISRAFLYFAPSSHKFLILVDNQPWVMSKHSRSTRIWHIIVTKYRMSPFTNTRTLNRIRSLTNKACSIMSPRHKKKMLYRWPSVINVARWPEKSLVNLMNSCKNLHGFFVFEVAWKDVRGINYFNELQTDTSLALEVKSMRKWEFNSINHALSCISLWFSGTPSEMKSLHSNLNDLFDEEPHSGCCQEFSVAPKQILFNCASSFDVLSDDVFFDVGECQVEEDNNSDCSASSEDQGSLNGGLSKDQQVEDCSDENKGTGMKVEFDVASTVYRDNLLLLRFSNRDLPFKLRQIITSDLRLLTLLESGLPAWVIFLQSYPLFCQFYRPWMRPLVRTLYILISLITVIIGFYDLYKNIPILKETLSHLCGPLFKWVEAWDMISRIRYLGTMLFLQNFEKAVKWFLVMVRTIRVLVSLLMKPLMNALMEIIEFMSPAWSIGAPLCSTVWEMLQSWYSIIVDLVKVLLSPFGLLYSFILTIVTSVYPVINSIWELLLAPIRLSLTVANYVAFLSSNLYDFLKGFLTSSSSLAQLTKFSWSKPNSSEISVWHGLWKDLISKVFRALRSVIYGLVAFFTACNRHRLSIYNHMRVFLLQLSRLLRLGHYDCHCQKKLEDEYLLADHSKECNRCK
- the LOC122091048 gene encoding uncharacterized protein LOC122091048 isoform X2, which encodes MSPFTNTRTLNRIRSLTNKACSIMSPRHKKKMLYRWPSVINVARWPEKSLVNLMNSCKNLHGFFVFEVAWKDVRGINYFNELQTDTSLALEVKSMRKWEFNSINHALSCISLWFSGTPSEMKSLHSNLNDLFDEEPHSGCCQEFSVAPKQILFNCASSFDVLSDDVFFDVGECQVEEDNNSDCSASSEDQGSLNGGLSKDQQVEDCSDENKGTGMKVEFDVASTVYRDNLLLLRFSNRDLPFKLRQIITSDLRLLTLLESGLPAWVIFLQSYPLFCQFYRPWMRPLVRTLYILISLITVIIGFYDLYKNIPILKETLSHLCGPLFKWVEAWDMISRIRYLGTMLFLQNFEKAVKWFLVMVRTIRVLVSLLMKPLMNALMEIIEFMSPAWSIGAPLCSTVWEMLQSWYSIIVDLVKVLLSPFGLLYSFILTIVTSVYPVINSIWELLLAPIRLSLTVANYVAFLSSNLYDFLKGFLTSSSSLAQLTKFSWSKPNSSEISVWHGLWKDLISKVFRALRSVIYGLVAFFTACNRHRLSIYNHMRVFLLQLSRLLRLGHYDCHCQKKLEDEYLLADHSKECNRCK